In Microbulbifer sp. GL-2, the following are encoded in one genomic region:
- a CDS encoding dipeptidase produces MRLKPALLSLLLPAFLSAAAVAEVSSQAQSAADYAVEKYEAAMTETLADLVRFKTVAREDLALADNPAFTGFKETLKAKAGALGLEFQDFGHVLVIALGAGPEKVGIVTHGDVQPANPAKWQKSPFLLDRESEPGKLIARGSEDDKGPIATALYAMKAIKDRGVPMKRRIELLVYLAEESDWEPLKSFLKTYPIPAYNITIDASYPVVTAEKGWSEVQVTTGGHLPQGFDKPYLEEFSGGYFRSQVPDEARATLLNITPELIEAMRSRAAKHTQVTFEFAQSGDKLQVSAAGRAIHSSEPEHGVNAIAYLADILNVHEWPANAAGATVRYLNDLIGTGIEAEKFGDIAYSDTFMGPMSAAITMVKSTEAGLTSFLNLRRPTGKSAPQLEKEIRSALTGWQQQTGITLSKTEISLGNPYRVDNAPHVEPLLDVFRHFTGMKEAKPVAIGGSTNAKLLPNAVSFGPSMPGTAYTGHSEHEFITVEQFRLNLKMYTAMMIEIGNL; encoded by the coding sequence ATGAGGCTGAAACCTGCGCTCTTATCGTTGCTTTTGCCGGCTTTTCTATCTGCGGCAGCTGTGGCTGAAGTTTCCTCCCAGGCTCAGAGCGCTGCAGACTACGCGGTCGAAAAGTACGAAGCGGCCATGACAGAAACACTCGCAGATCTGGTGCGCTTTAAGACTGTGGCACGTGAGGATTTAGCCCTGGCAGACAACCCCGCGTTTACAGGGTTTAAAGAAACACTAAAAGCGAAAGCGGGGGCACTTGGGCTTGAGTTCCAGGATTTTGGTCATGTATTGGTGATTGCCTTAGGGGCAGGGCCTGAAAAGGTGGGTATTGTCACCCACGGGGATGTCCAGCCGGCAAACCCTGCTAAATGGCAAAAGAGCCCATTTCTTCTCGATAGGGAGAGTGAGCCGGGCAAATTGATTGCCCGAGGAAGTGAGGATGACAAGGGGCCCATTGCTACCGCTCTTTACGCTATGAAGGCGATCAAGGACCGCGGTGTTCCGATGAAGCGCAGGATTGAGCTTCTGGTTTACCTGGCCGAAGAGTCCGACTGGGAGCCCCTGAAGAGTTTTCTGAAAACTTATCCAATCCCCGCTTACAACATCACCATTGATGCAAGTTATCCGGTAGTTACTGCGGAAAAAGGCTGGAGTGAAGTGCAGGTAACCACTGGGGGCCACCTGCCACAAGGCTTTGACAAACCCTATCTAGAGGAATTTTCCGGTGGCTATTTCCGTAGCCAGGTGCCGGATGAGGCTCGGGCGACTCTGCTCAATATCACTCCTGAATTGATCGAGGCAATGCGCTCACGGGCTGCCAAGCACACACAGGTAACTTTTGAATTTGCTCAAAGCGGGGACAAGTTACAAGTGAGTGCTGCTGGAAGAGCGATTCACAGCTCTGAGCCGGAGCACGGTGTCAATGCGATTGCCTATTTGGCCGATATTCTCAATGTGCACGAATGGCCGGCCAATGCTGCTGGAGCGACAGTCCGCTACCTGAATGACTTGATAGGCACAGGTATTGAGGCTGAAAAATTTGGTGATATCGCCTATAGCGATACTTTTATGGGGCCCATGTCAGCTGCAATTACTATGGTAAAGAGCACCGAGGCCGGGCTGACCAGCTTTTTGAACCTGCGTCGACCAACAGGGAAAAGTGCCCCTCAATTGGAGAAAGAAATCCGCTCTGCACTTACTGGTTGGCAGCAGCAGACGGGTATCACACTCTCCAAGACAGAGATCTCCCTGGGTAACCCCTACCGGGTGGACAATGCGCCCCATGTGGAACCATTGCTGGATGTTTTTCGTCACTTTACAGGTATGAAAGAGGCCAAACCGGTGGCTATTGGCGGCTCTACTAATGCCAAGTTGCTACCCAATGCGGTGAGTTTTGGTCCCTCCATGCCTGGTACAGCCTACACCGGCCACTCCGAGCACGAATTTATTACTGTGGAGCAATTCCGGCTGAATCTAAAAATGTATACGGCCATGATGATCGAGATCGGCAATCTATAG
- a CDS encoding acyltransferase, with protein MLNFLPSVVLLILASSLLAIGTILCFIPLLFFVVLRLILPFTVLRKFFATIFMAIAEAWITLNKGWMKLTQKTRWDVQGDEGLDKEGWYLVTSNHQSWVDIFVLQSIFNRKIPFLKFFIKQELIKVPVMGVCWWALDFPFMKRHSKAYLKKHPEMRGKDLEATKKACERFKLTPTSIMNFLEGTRFTQEKHDRQGSPFAHLLKPKSGGIAFAIQSLGEQLNRLLNVTIVYPDGIPSFSDFLGGKVKRIIVRIEQVRIPERFFVSDYANDQVFRAEFNQWVYERWREKDLLIGKLLADSNKA; from the coding sequence ATGTTAAATTTTCTTCCCTCTGTTGTTTTGCTGATATTGGCTTCGAGCTTGTTGGCTATCGGCACTATCCTCTGTTTTATTCCCCTATTATTTTTTGTGGTTTTGCGACTGATACTCCCTTTTACCGTGTTGCGTAAGTTTTTCGCCACTATATTCATGGCCATTGCGGAAGCTTGGATCACCTTGAATAAAGGTTGGATGAAACTTACCCAGAAAACGCGCTGGGACGTGCAGGGTGATGAGGGATTGGATAAGGAGGGCTGGTATCTGGTGACATCCAACCACCAGAGCTGGGTCGATATTTTCGTGTTACAGTCCATTTTTAATCGAAAAATTCCCTTTCTGAAGTTTTTCATTAAACAGGAATTGATCAAGGTTCCGGTTATGGGGGTTTGTTGGTGGGCGTTGGACTTCCCCTTTATGAAACGGCATAGCAAGGCGTATTTGAAAAAGCACCCAGAAATGCGTGGCAAGGATCTGGAGGCCACTAAGAAAGCCTGTGAGCGCTTTAAATTAACCCCAACAAGTATTATGAATTTTCTTGAGGGAACACGTTTTACCCAGGAAAAACATGACAGGCAGGGCTCACCTTTTGCCCATCTGCTCAAACCCAAGTCTGGAGGTATCGCATTTGCAATCCAGAGCTTGGGGGAGCAGCTGAATCGCCTGTTGAATGTAACCATAGTTTACCCGGATGGAATCCCCTCATTTTCCGATTTTCTGGGTGGGAAGGTGAAGCGAATTATTGTTCGTATTGAACAGGTTCGCATTCCGGAAAGATTCTTTGTTTCGGACTACGCAAACGATCAGGTGTTTCGTGCGGAGTTCAATCAGTGGGTCTACGAACGGTGGCGCGAAAAAGATTTGTTAATTGGCAAGCTGCTTGCCGATAGTAATAAAGCTTGA
- a CDS encoding host attachment protein has product MALAWVLVANQSQARIFEAQKRAGNLHEIEALLYPESRLSGRELDSDAPGRSFDSHGQGRHAMGNFADLHRRSGDKFAKEIAHTLERGRQEGRYEKLYIVAEPYMVGSLRDALKTPTRATIAGETGKNLVDSQPDEIRAQLPIWL; this is encoded by the coding sequence ATGGCTCTAGCATGGGTCCTTGTGGCCAACCAATCGCAAGCCAGGATTTTCGAAGCACAAAAACGCGCCGGAAACCTCCATGAAATCGAAGCCCTTCTCTATCCTGAATCCCGTTTGTCAGGTCGTGAACTGGATAGCGATGCCCCGGGGCGAAGTTTTGACAGCCACGGCCAGGGGCGCCACGCGATGGGAAATTTCGCCGACCTGCACCGTCGCAGTGGAGACAAATTCGCCAAGGAAATAGCCCACACACTGGAACGGGGGCGACAGGAAGGTCGCTACGAAAAGCTCTATATCGTAGCGGAACCCTATATGGTGGGCAGCCTGCGTGATGCCCTGAAAACACCAACCCGCGCCACTATCGCCGGGGAGACCGGAAAAAATTTGGTCGATAGTCAACCGGACGAAATCCGGGCTCAATTACCCATCTGGTTATAG
- a CDS encoding Hsp20/alpha crystallin family protein, whose amino-acid sequence MSLIPRGSLLDLDNMFEQMLSPSRGISNEREGFFSPRIDVSERKNMYEISAELPGVGKNDINVTLENGVLTLEAEVHRELKEEKDGRVLRQERRYGKFLRSFNLGEEVRESEIDANFKDGILTLTVPKHEGTPPQRKRIEVH is encoded by the coding sequence ATGAGTCTGATACCGAGAGGGTCCCTACTGGATCTGGACAATATGTTTGAACAGATGCTCTCCCCCAGTCGTGGCATCAGCAATGAGCGGGAGGGTTTCTTCTCACCGCGTATCGACGTGAGTGAACGCAAGAACATGTATGAAATCAGCGCTGAATTGCCCGGAGTTGGCAAGAACGATATCAATGTAACCCTGGAAAATGGCGTGCTGACCCTCGAGGCAGAAGTGCATCGCGAGCTGAAGGAAGAGAAAGACGGCCGTGTACTCCGTCAAGAACGCCGCTATGGCAAGTTCTTGCGCAGCTTTAACCTGGGTGAGGAGGTGCGTGAGAGCGAGATCGATGCGAACTTCAAGGATGGCATCCTGACCCTGACGGTGCCGAAGCACGAAGGGACCCCCCCACAAAGAAAGCGTATTGAAGTGCACTGA
- a CDS encoding CBS domain-containing protein: MKVKQAMHQGATWCTPDTPLQEVAKILRDEDIGAVPIGENDRLIGIVTDRDIVCRGVVQGGNLSSLTARDVMTEGIEWCWEEDDLLSAVHKMEQQLLRRMPVLNSEKRMVGILSLGDITSAIASKQGGHFASAISAHH; encoded by the coding sequence ATGAAAGTGAAACAGGCAATGCACCAGGGAGCTACCTGGTGTACTCCAGACACTCCGCTACAGGAAGTGGCGAAGATTTTACGCGATGAGGATATTGGTGCTGTACCGATCGGTGAAAATGATCGCTTGATTGGTATAGTTACCGACCGCGATATTGTGTGTCGGGGTGTGGTGCAGGGAGGTAATCTATCTTCACTGACCGCCCGCGATGTAATGACTGAAGGTATTGAATGGTGCTGGGAAGAGGATGACCTGCTTTCCGCAGTACATAAGATGGAGCAGCAATTACTCCGTCGTATGCCAGTGCTGAATAGTGAAAAGCGCATGGTGGGAATTTTGAGCCTGGGAGATATTACCTCGGCAATTGCCAGTAAGCAGGGTGGTCATTTCGCCTCGGCGATCTCTGCACACCATTAG
- a CDS encoding alkylphosphonate utilization protein has translation MVNLEQLKQRSGSQCELCKAQENLAAYEVPESAGQSTPQVLLCQVCRDQLDNPVQLDSDHWQCLADSMWSQEPAVQVLAWRLLKQLSGETWAQDLFDMLYLDTDHLAWAQAGTLPEERDLAQHRDCNGVRLQAGDNVTIVKDLDVKGSSLVAKRGTAVRGISLTDNPEHIEGRVEGQRIVILTKFVKKNG, from the coding sequence ATGGTCAATCTGGAACAATTGAAGCAGCGCAGTGGCAGTCAATGTGAGCTTTGCAAGGCTCAGGAAAACTTGGCGGCCTATGAAGTGCCGGAGTCAGCCGGGCAGTCAACCCCGCAGGTATTACTATGTCAGGTGTGCCGGGATCAATTGGATAACCCGGTGCAATTGGATAGCGACCACTGGCAGTGTCTCGCCGACAGTATGTGGAGCCAGGAGCCGGCAGTACAGGTGTTGGCCTGGCGATTGCTAAAGCAACTTTCCGGTGAAACCTGGGCGCAGGATTTGTTCGATATGCTCTATTTGGATACCGACCACCTTGCCTGGGCCCAGGCTGGTACTTTGCCTGAAGAAAGAGATTTGGCACAACATCGCGATTGTAATGGTGTGCGGCTCCAAGCCGGTGACAATGTCACCATTGTTAAAGACCTGGATGTAAAGGGCTCCAGCCTGGTTGCCAAGCGCGGTACAGCCGTGCGCGGTATTAGCCTTACCGATAATCCAGAACATATTGAAGGGCGCGTAGAGGGGCAGCGCATTGTAATCCTGACCAAATTTGTGAAGAAAAATGGCTGA
- a CDS encoding AraC family transcriptional regulator: MNPTYEIRSGTLAGFNTLVPQLGGNPARLLGRVGLPADCVRRPDVLISIATLADLLNLCAHELHCEDFGLRLAEMQGLRMLGVLGKLLLKEESLDEALTVSHRYMVLHNQADHWRISEGDGLLVARRVSHFVGPGSVEQYSELAMGAACRLFQELAGKDIRPLQVQFHHTPISSRQRYREYFQAEVLFAQKGDCLIFNADLLQRPLNAPSQSLVNYFDEFTQGLIKGHEGDITGQVRTLILQTLGAQQHSLAQVAQLVDTPVRTLQRRLSEAGTSFKQLLQEARMETARWHLRASSIDIALLSASLGYTDTSAFSKAFRTIHGSSPLQWRKRQRELA; encoded by the coding sequence ATGAACCCCACTTATGAAATTCGCAGCGGCACACTTGCGGGTTTCAATACATTGGTGCCGCAGTTGGGGGGAAACCCAGCCAGGCTTTTGGGGCGTGTTGGTCTTCCTGCAGACTGTGTGCGCCGCCCGGATGTTCTTATCTCCATTGCCACTCTGGCGGATTTGTTGAATCTCTGTGCGCACGAGTTGCACTGTGAAGACTTCGGGCTGCGCCTGGCTGAGATGCAGGGTTTACGTATGCTCGGAGTGCTGGGAAAGCTGTTACTGAAAGAGGAGAGCCTGGACGAAGCTTTGACAGTGAGCCACCGTTATATGGTATTGCACAACCAGGCGGATCATTGGCGAATATCCGAGGGAGATGGACTATTAGTGGCGCGGCGAGTTAGTCATTTCGTTGGCCCCGGTTCTGTAGAGCAATACAGCGAGCTTGCTATGGGAGCTGCATGTCGCCTGTTCCAGGAGCTGGCTGGGAAAGATATCCGTCCATTACAGGTACAGTTTCATCATACTCCAATCTCTTCCAGGCAGCGTTACCGGGAGTATTTTCAGGCGGAGGTCCTGTTTGCCCAGAAAGGTGATTGCCTGATTTTTAATGCCGACTTATTACAGCGGCCACTCAACGCCCCGAGCCAGAGCCTGGTGAATTATTTTGACGAGTTTACCCAGGGGCTGATCAAGGGGCATGAAGGGGATATTACTGGCCAGGTGCGCACTTTGATTCTACAAACCCTGGGGGCCCAACAGCACAGCCTGGCACAGGTTGCACAGCTGGTAGATACGCCAGTACGTACCCTGCAGCGACGCCTGAGTGAGGCGGGTACTTCTTTTAAACAGCTGCTACAGGAAGCGCGTATGGAAACTGCTCGTTGGCACCTGCGCGCTTCCAGCATCGATATCGCACTGCTATCTGCGAGCCTGGGTTATACCGATACCAGTGCTTTCTCTAAAGCCTTCCGCACCATACACGGCAGCTCCCCACTGCAATGGCGCAAGCGGCAAAGGGAGCTGGCCTGA
- a CDS encoding S-(hydroxymethyl)glutathione dehydrogenase/class III alcohol dehydrogenase, giving the protein MGAETIRCKAAVAWKAGEPLSIEDVEVMPPQKGEVRIRLTATGVCHTDAFTLSGEDPEGVFPAILGHEGAGIVESVGEGVNGLKVGDHVIPLYTPECGECKFCLSGKTNLCQKIRATQGKGLMPDGTTRFSVDGQPVYHYMGTSTFSEYTVLPEISLAKINPEAPLEEVCLLGCGVTTGMGAVMNTAKVESGSTVAIFGLGGIGLSAVIGAKMAGAERIIGIDVNEEKFALAKKLGATECINPKNYEQSIQEVIVDLTDGGVDYSFECIGNVDVMRSALECCHKGWGESVIIGVAGAGQEISTRPFQLVTGRVWRGTAFGGVKGRSELPDYVERYMAGEFKLDDFITHTMSLDKINDAFDLMHKGKSIRSVIHYEEA; this is encoded by the coding sequence ATGGGTGCAGAGACCATTCGCTGTAAAGCTGCCGTGGCCTGGAAGGCGGGAGAGCCGCTTTCGATTGAAGATGTTGAGGTCATGCCTCCCCAGAAAGGTGAGGTGCGTATCAGGTTGACTGCTACTGGAGTCTGTCACACCGATGCATTTACCCTGTCTGGCGAGGATCCCGAAGGAGTATTTCCAGCGATTCTCGGTCATGAGGGAGCGGGCATCGTTGAGTCCGTGGGGGAGGGAGTCAACGGCTTAAAAGTTGGTGACCATGTTATTCCTCTGTACACCCCGGAATGCGGGGAGTGCAAATTTTGCCTGTCTGGTAAAACCAACCTTTGTCAAAAAATCCGGGCCACCCAGGGCAAAGGTCTGATGCCCGATGGCACCACCCGTTTTTCGGTCGATGGACAACCCGTTTATCACTACATGGGCACCTCCACTTTTTCTGAATATACAGTTTTGCCGGAAATTTCCCTGGCGAAAATTAATCCCGAAGCACCGCTGGAGGAGGTGTGCCTGCTCGGCTGTGGTGTTACCACTGGCATGGGAGCGGTTATGAATACAGCTAAGGTGGAATCGGGTTCAACCGTGGCTATTTTTGGTCTTGGCGGGATTGGTTTGTCTGCAGTGATTGGCGCCAAAATGGCAGGAGCCGAGCGCATTATCGGAATCGATGTCAACGAGGAAAAATTCGCCCTGGCAAAAAAACTCGGGGCGACTGAGTGTATTAACCCCAAAAATTATGAGCAATCTATTCAGGAGGTGATTGTTGATCTTACAGATGGCGGTGTTGATTATTCCTTTGAATGTATCGGGAATGTCGATGTGATGCGTTCCGCCCTTGAATGTTGCCATAAAGGCTGGGGGGAATCTGTCATTATTGGTGTGGCCGGTGCCGGGCAGGAAATCAGTACTCGCCCCTTCCAGCTGGTAACTGGACGGGTATGGCGTGGCACTGCTTTTGGAGGAGTAAAGGGCCGTTCCGAACTACCGGATTATGTTGAGCGTTACATGGCGGGTGAATTCAAGCTGGATGATTTTATAACTCATACCATGTCGTTGGATAAAATTAATGATGCCTTTGATTTGATGCATAAAGGCAAAAGTATTCGTAGTGTTATTCATTACGAAGAGGCTTGA
- the fghA gene encoding S-formylglutathione hydrolase, producing the protein MSIELVSSTRSFDGLQRQYRHQSSVLNCPMHFSIFLPQKAESEPDYRYPVLYWLSGLTCTDANFSQKAGAQRLAAELGIVLVIPDTSPRGEDVADDASYDLGQGAGFYVNATQQPWKLHYRMYDYIVDELPGLIEAKFPVSQRRAISGHSMGGHGALVVGLRNPERYTSVSAFSPICNPIACPWGEKALGAYLGADTTSWEDYDASVLMGRATTHLPILVSQGNDDEFLEQQLRPEALQMAAEACGYPLQLEHHTGYDHSYYFIASFIEEHLRFHADYLLKYEKSAASRG; encoded by the coding sequence ATGTCTATTGAACTTGTCAGTAGCACCAGGTCTTTTGATGGCTTACAGCGGCAATATCGTCATCAGTCCAGTGTTTTGAATTGCCCCATGCATTTTTCCATTTTCCTGCCGCAAAAGGCGGAGAGCGAACCAGATTATCGCTACCCTGTGCTCTACTGGTTGTCGGGCCTCACTTGTACTGATGCAAACTTCAGCCAGAAAGCTGGTGCTCAGCGCTTGGCGGCGGAGCTGGGTATTGTATTGGTTATCCCCGATACCAGTCCCCGCGGAGAGGATGTTGCCGACGACGCCTCCTATGATCTGGGACAGGGAGCGGGGTTTTATGTCAACGCCACCCAGCAACCCTGGAAGTTGCATTACAGAATGTACGATTACATTGTGGATGAGCTGCCAGGGCTGATTGAAGCCAAATTTCCAGTAAGTCAACGCCGAGCGATCAGTGGCCACTCCATGGGGGGGCACGGAGCCCTGGTTGTAGGTCTGCGCAACCCTGAACGCTATACATCAGTCTCGGCATTCAGTCCTATTTGTAACCCTATTGCTTGTCCTTGGGGCGAAAAGGCTCTGGGGGCCTATCTGGGGGCGGATACCACCAGCTGGGAAGACTACGATGCGAGTGTACTGATGGGGCGGGCAACGACTCACCTGCCGATACTGGTGTCCCAGGGCAATGATGATGAATTTCTTGAGCAACAGTTGCGGCCCGAAGCTTTGCAAATGGCAGCTGAAGCCTGTGGGTACCCTCTGCAGTTAGAACATCATACGGGGTATGATCACAGCTATTATTTCATCGCTTCATTTATTGAAGAACACCTGCGTTTCCATGCGGATTACCTGCTGAAATACGAAAAGTCTGCAGCCTCGAGAGGCTGA
- a CDS encoding NADH:flavin oxidoreductase/NADH oxidase family protein, whose protein sequence is MTNSTPPQKNADRVTPLSRPLSILPGISVKNRLFKSAMSEQLADRNHVPTKELIHLYRTWAKGGTGLLVTGNVMIDRTALGEPRNVVLDEESDPSLFRKWAEAGRQNSTQIWMQLNHPGKQIPNFLSTEPVAPSAVPLGNGLEKTFNCPRELTQDEIVNIIRKFAWSAAQAKEFGFTGIQIHAAHGYLINQFLSPHHNRRNDQWGGTLENRLRFLREVYSAIRGAVGKDFPVGIKLNSADFQKGGFSEEDSMQVLQTLQSEGINLIEISGGNYENPSMVGANVRESTIKREAYFLDYAEKARARLQIPVVVTGGFRSAAAMEAALTSKAVDMIGLARPLAVDPHLTHKLLSDGNHKIALKKLTTGIPSLDFMAMLDVTWYEQQLARIGSGKPAKPNMSAWASVLKTLASVSLLSFQRRRA, encoded by the coding sequence TTGACAAATAGCACCCCCCCCCAAAAAAATGCCGACCGAGTTACACCTCTCTCTCGCCCGCTGAGTATTCTGCCTGGAATCAGCGTGAAAAACCGCTTGTTTAAATCTGCTATGAGTGAGCAATTAGCTGATCGTAATCACGTCCCTACAAAGGAACTGATTCACTTATATCGCACATGGGCAAAAGGGGGTACAGGCCTGCTGGTCACCGGCAATGTCATGATTGATCGTACTGCTCTGGGTGAACCGCGAAATGTGGTATTGGATGAGGAATCAGATCCTTCACTGTTCCGGAAATGGGCCGAAGCCGGGCGTCAGAATAGCACGCAAATCTGGATGCAATTAAATCATCCAGGTAAGCAAATACCTAATTTTTTAAGCACTGAACCTGTTGCACCTTCTGCAGTACCCCTGGGTAATGGCTTAGAGAAAACCTTCAACTGCCCAAGAGAACTAACGCAAGACGAAATAGTAAATATCATTCGAAAATTTGCCTGGTCCGCCGCACAGGCAAAAGAATTTGGATTCACTGGTATTCAGATACATGCCGCTCATGGTTATCTGATCAATCAATTTCTGTCCCCTCATCACAATCGACGAAATGATCAGTGGGGAGGAACCTTAGAAAATCGCCTGAGATTTTTACGTGAAGTATATAGTGCCATTCGCGGAGCAGTTGGCAAAGATTTCCCAGTGGGCATAAAACTCAATTCAGCCGACTTCCAAAAAGGCGGATTCAGTGAAGAGGACTCCATGCAGGTTTTACAAACGCTGCAGAGTGAGGGTATTAACTTAATTGAAATCTCCGGCGGCAACTATGAAAATCCAAGTATGGTCGGTGCCAATGTGAGAGAAAGCACCATAAAGCGGGAAGCTTATTTTCTCGACTACGCAGAAAAAGCACGGGCACGGCTGCAAATTCCCGTAGTGGTTACCGGCGGCTTCCGTTCCGCAGCAGCCATGGAGGCAGCCCTTACATCAAAAGCTGTGGATATGATCGGCCTTGCCCGCCCCTTGGCAGTTGATCCACACCTAACACATAAACTTTTATCGGATGGTAACCACAAAATAGCATTGAAAAAACTCACCACAGGTATTCCCAGCCTGGATTTCATGGCTATGCTGGATGTCACCTGGTATGAGCAACAACTGGCACGTATTGGTAGTGGCAAGCCAGCGAAACCGAATATGAGTGCTTGGGCTTCAGTGTTGAAAACCCTGGCTTCTGTGAGCTTGCTTTCATTTCAACGACGACGGGCCTGA
- a CDS encoding TetR/AcrR family transcriptional regulator — protein sequence MARPRKSENTKEALLETGTAMLASQGYHGTGIKQVLDAVGVPKGSFYNYFPSKEAFVAGIIQHYGQQIDTELAQTRVSLGQVPGLILLWCCFQNRVQNKVQAGQSCACLLGAMSAEIAQANPLCRKAIESVERRWLENLQSILQVAQDQGDLRTDISSESLAPLCYSVWQGSILQYQVSGDPNDLLKQLRTFLSTLVTQQGAQTLSSIKTYSQEIHLDK from the coding sequence ATGGCTCGACCTCGCAAAAGTGAAAACACCAAAGAAGCCTTGCTGGAAACAGGCACTGCAATGCTAGCCAGCCAGGGCTATCACGGCACTGGTATCAAGCAGGTACTGGATGCAGTCGGCGTACCCAAAGGTTCTTTCTACAACTATTTCCCCAGTAAAGAAGCCTTCGTGGCAGGCATTATTCAGCACTATGGCCAACAGATTGATACAGAACTAGCTCAGACGAGAGTAAGCCTGGGTCAGGTGCCCGGTTTGATCTTGCTTTGGTGCTGCTTCCAGAACCGTGTTCAGAACAAAGTACAAGCAGGCCAATCATGTGCCTGTCTACTGGGCGCAATGTCTGCCGAAATAGCACAGGCCAACCCTCTTTGTCGTAAGGCCATTGAGTCTGTAGAGCGCAGGTGGTTGGAAAATCTTCAGTCGATATTGCAAGTAGCCCAAGATCAAGGAGATCTGCGTACTGATATCTCCTCCGAAAGCCTGGCGCCACTGTGTTATAGCGTTTGGCAGGGCAGTATTTTGCAATACCAGGTATCCGGTGACCCCAATGACTTACTCAAACAGCTACGGACTTTTTTAAGCACCCTGGTAACGCAACAGGGGGCACAAACACTGAGCAGTATTAAAACTTACAGTCAGGAGATTCACCTTGACAAATAG